One Setaria viridis chromosome 5, Setaria_viridis_v4.0, whole genome shotgun sequence genomic region harbors:
- the LOC117857136 gene encoding uncharacterized protein, with product MGKSGKKPRESHRQGRGRRASHFDDDLPSSAYDALPPHHNDSTDDDDDTNEATAEDEREENGEAGEQDQWPAGSMPSKFHLYQLSVQSPKGDISYLQKFFLMYVGGRVPLHLQEDFCGTALLSTEWIRTDARRTAIGLDLDLESLEWCLENNLSKIGADGYSRMLLFHGNVLQPKEARLVKQKFSDLVQGLDVSSENGSSGSNSCEQPGLANSKCLANSTMSEAALPGRDIICAFNYSCCCLHSRKDLVLYFRHAFSSLSKRGGIFVMDVYGGTSSERKLRLQRKFPSFTYFWDQEEFDIISRQTRISLHFQAGKKQMLRHAFTYHWRLWSIPEIKDCLEEAGFKSIHVWIREMPNTQSNGNAKEYNANRDVKYEESQRFNQGDAWNAYVVGVANI from the exons ATGGGCAAAAGCGGGAAGAAGCCCAGGGAATCGCACCGGcagggccgcggccgccgcgcgtcGCACTTCGACGACGACTTGCCTTCATCAGCCTACGACGCCTTACCGCCCCACCATAATGACTCcactgacgacgacgacgacaccaaCGAAGCAACAGCGGAGGACGAACGAGAGGAAAATGGGGAAGCTGGCGAGCAGGACCAGTGGCCAGCAGGGTCCATGCCCTCCAAGTTTCACCTGTACCAGCTCTCCGTGCAG TCTCCAAAGGGGGACATCAGCTACCTGCAAAAGTTCTTCCTGATGTACGTTGGCGGGCGCGTCCCTCTCCACCTGCAGGAGGATTTCTGTGGCACGGCCCTCCTCAG TACCGAGTGGATCCGTACTGATGCAAGAAGGACAGCAATCGGCTTAGATTTGGACCTTGAGTCACTTGAGTGGTGCCTTGAAAACAACCTAAGCAAGATAGGAGCTGATGGCTATTCAAGGATGTTGCTTTTCCATGGAAATGTTCTACAACCCAAGGAAGCCCGTCTTGTCAAGCAAAAGTTCAGTGATCTTGTGCAAGGCCTTGATGTAAGCAGCGAGAATGGCTCTTCAGGAAGTAACAGTTGCGAGCAGCCAGGTCTTGCTAATTCGAAGTGCTTAGCCAATTCAACCATGTCAGAGGCAGCTTTGCCTGGAAGGGATATTATCTGTGCATTCAACTACAGCTGCTGTTGCCTGCATAGTCGAAAGGACTTGGTTTTGTATTTCAGGCATGCATTCAGCTCTCTCTCGAAAAGAGGTGGCATATTTGTAATGGATGTATATGGTGGCACATCATCTGAACGCAAGCTACGTCTCCAACGGAAATTCCCCAGCTTCACG TATTTCTGGGATCAAGAAGAGTTTGATATCATAAGTCGCCAAACAAGGATCAGTCTCCACTTTCAAGCTGGAAAGAAGCAAATGCTGCGGCATGCTTTCACATACCATTGGCGCCT ATGGTCGATACCAGAGATCAAGGACTGCTTGGAGGAAGCAGGATTCAAGTCCATCCACGTTTGGATCAGGGAGATGCCAAACACCCAGTCAAATGGAAACGCCAAGGAATACAATGCCAACCGAGATGTGAAGTACGAAGAATCGCAGCGTTTCAATCAAGGAGACGCTTGGAACGCCTACGTCGTTGGCGTTGCAAACATCTAG
- the LOC117854554 gene encoding sialyltransferase-like protein 1, producing MKRPLRRSFAVLVFVVLVGAASFSAALLRGVVPAPAREPPLDPARLNATLLRLAAVDPSEAPLRRDVDELLEGRLPASAARARASWRRDRLIHPLHLHHHRFPMPRRGRYPDEDHDTLLHPLPRHEQQLHIDPALRRALRSWHRLRRYDPAVLGSLPSLLSLPGRIPSCAVVGNSGILLRANHGALIDSHDAVFRLNNARIAGYAAHVGSKTNFSFINSNILHLCARRPGCFCHPYGHGVPILLYICQAAHFLDVAACNATSSSRHGSPISVTDARLDVLCARIVKYYSLRRFVAETGRAAEEWDRAHDAAMFHYSSGMQAIMVAVGVCDRVSVFGFGKSSDAKHHYHSNQKAELDLHDYEAEYAFYHDLAEHPQVVPFLKDAGFTVPPVVFYH from the coding sequence atgaagcGGCCGCTGCGGCGCTCCTTCGCGGTGCTCGTCTTCGTCGTGCTGGTCGGCGCGGCCTCGTTCTCCGCGGCGCTCCTTCGCGGCGTggtgcccgcgcccgcgcgggaACCGCCCCTCGACCCGGCGCGCCTCAACGCCAcgctgctccgcctcgccgccgtcgatcCCTCGGAGGCCCCGCTGCGGCGGGACGTGGACGAGCTCCTCGAGGGCCGCCTGCCGGCCTCCGCGGCGCGCGCACGCGCGTCGTGGCGCCGCGACCGGCTCATCCAcccgctccacctccaccaccaccgcttcccgatgccccgccgcggccgctacCCGGACGAGGATCACGACACCCTGCTCCACCCGCTCCCGCGCCACGAGCAGCAGCTCCACATCGAccccgccctccgccgcgcgctccgctcctggcaccgcctccgccgctacGACCCCGCCGTCCTCGGCAGCCTCCCCTCCCTGCTCTCCCTCCCCGGCCGCATCCCCTCATGCGCCGTCGTCGGCAACAGCGGCATCCTCCTTCGTGCCAACCACGGCGCTCTCATCGACTCCCACGACGCCGTGTTCCGCCTCAACAACGCCCGCATCGCAGGTTACGCCGCGCACGTCGGCAGCAAGACCAACTTCTCCTTCATCAACAGCAACATCCTTCACCTCTGCGCGCGACGACCCGGCTGCTTCTGCCACCCCTACGGCCACGGCGTCCCCATCCTGCTCTACATCTGCCAGGCCGCCCATTTCCTCGATGTCGCCGCCTGCAACGCCACCTCATCCTCCCGCCACGGCTCCCCCATCTCCGTCACCGACGCCCGCCTCGACGTCCTCTGCGCCCGCATCGTCaagtactactccctccgccGATTCGTCGCGGAGACCGGCCGCGCGGCCGAGGAGTGGGATCGCGCGCACGACGCCGCCATGTTCCATTACTCGTCCGGGATGCAGGCCATCATGGTCGCGGTGGGAGTTTGCGACAGAGTCAGCGTGTTCGGCTTTGGGAAATCTTCCGACGCGAAGCACCATTACCACAGCAACCAGAAGGCGGAGCTGGATCTCCACGACTACGAGGCGGAGTACGCCTTCTACCACGACCTCGCCGAGCACCCGCAGGTAGTCCCCTTCCTAAAGGATGCTGGGTTCACCGTCCCGCCCGTCGTCTTCTACCATTAG